In Aspergillus nidulans FGSC A4 chromosome IV, a single window of DNA contains:
- a CDS encoding uncharacterized protein (transcript_id=CADANIAT00000861): METYKVPSSALIGVAVPTSSPSASLPEIHRRVIAPFPVFVSVASRTLEKYADPLVADWLIGSLDRRKHMGVGLCKFKQTPAAEPYAAGSGEEVRSLGPGADLWGHAYLILQASHLTCTKHVRGSTCSIPVSGRMHCCIVAMLRIDLDLDPSGRDPSINSSQVLIQPGSRAGWLDRIERYPEFGCGQETCFDQNKKGGWLSSLEKLLRAPPTAEQVYSVLTLADQRTHWELRIAVGLTEYYC; the protein is encoded by the exons ATGGAGACATACAAAGTACCATCGTCGGCCCTGATCGGGGTGGCGGTTCCTACTTCTTCCCCGTCTGCAAGTCTCCCTGAAATCCATCGACGCGTAATTGCCCCATTTCCCGTCTTTGTCTCCGTTGCTTCGCGGACGCTCGAAAAGTACGCAGACCCGCTGGTGGCTGACTGGCTGATTGGCTCACTGGATCGTCGGAAGCATATG GGAGTCGGGCTTTGCAAGTTCAAGCAGACCCCAGCAGCCGAGCCTTATGCAGcaggatctggagaagaagttcgaaGTCTAGGCCCTGGAGCAGACTTGTGGGGACATGCGTATCTTATTCTGCAGG CTTCACACTTAACATGCACCAAGCATGTACGCGGTTCCACATGCAGTATCCCGGTCTCTGGGAGAATGCACTGTTGCATCGTTGCAATGTTGCGGATTGATCTCGATCTTGATCCATCCGGGAGAGATCCGTCAATCAACTCTTCTCAGGTCCTG ATACAGCCGGGAAGTCGAGCCGGCTGGCTGGATAGAATTGAGAGATATCCCGAATTTGGTTGCGGACAGGAGACCTGCTTCGACCAAAACAAGAAGGGAGGTTGGTTAAGTTCTCTCGAAAAGCTTCTGAGAGCGCCTCCAACTGCAGAGCAAGTGTACAGTGTACTTACTCTCGCTGATCAGCGCACTCATTGGGAGCTGCGCATTGCGGTCGGACTTACGGAGTATTACTGCTGA